A window from Fragaria vesca subsp. vesca linkage group LG5, FraVesHawaii_1.0, whole genome shotgun sequence encodes these proteins:
- the LOC101315046 gene encoding phosphatidylinositol glycan anchor biosynthesis class U protein-like has protein sequence MSPYAGSMYHGSPLLLSLLGPLTVQRIDGLPSHLLCGLVFVAADVLNSLLIRATGQTLQIAYRQSLKSLDLDMISETMETLPSGDIAALIYLWNPFTIAACVGLSTSPIENLAIMLALYGACKRLVPLAAFGWVMATHLSLYPIILVIPIILLLGNGPDTPRQLFLLRRHGKVEEHSSSDSCEKEKVSDQSKLLNLFCWRPVMLFLLWTVMWAVYVLLLCGVSVKQYGGLREMFTSMYGFILTVPDLSPNIGVLWYFFAEVFDFFRNFFLIVFQMNILFMIFPLAIRLHHRPCFLAFVYITISSMLKSYPSVGDSALYLGLLGWFVFELSEMKFSFFLFCVYVGVSLLSPVMHNLWIWRGTGNANFYFATAMAYACLQIVLVVESVSAMLNHDRKLRNLSSAKLQDGKS, from the exons AATTGACGGGCTGCCCAGTCATCTTTTATGCGG TTTGGTTTTTGTGGCTGCAGATGTATTGAATTCATTGCTTATTCGTGCTACTGGTCAGACTCTTCAGATTGCATATAGGCAGAGTTTGAAATCACTGGATCTTGATATGATATCAGAAACCATGG AGACCCTCCCTTCGGGAGATATTGCTGCTCTAATCTACTTGTGGAACCCTTTCACAATAGCTGCATGTGTGGGGTTGTCAACATCTCCAATCGAAAATCTGGCCATCATGTTGGCCCTCTATGGAGCATGTAAAC GACTGGTTCCCTTGGCTGCTTTTGGATGGGTCATGGCAACACACCTGTCTCTTTATCCTATAATTCTTGTTATTCCG ATTATTCTCTTATTAGGTAATGGTCCAGATACTCCTAGACAATTGTTCTTACTAAGAAGGCATGGGAAAGTTGAAGAACACTCCTCAAGTGATAGTTGTGAAAAGGAGAAAGTTAGTGATCAATCAAAACTACTCAATCTATTTTGTTGGAGACCTGTCATGCTTTTCTTGTTGTGGACTGTAATGTGGGCAGTCTATGTGTTACTTCTATGTGGCGTATCTGTTAAACAGTATGGAGGTCTTCGGGAGATGTTTACAAG TATGTACGGTTTCATTCTCACTGTACCAGATTTGTCTCCAAACATAGGTGTCTTATG GTACTTCTTTGCCGAGGTCTTCGATTTTTTCAGAAACTTTTTCCTGATTGTTTTCCAGATGAATATTCTCTTTATGATATTCCCATTGGCCATACGGCTGCACCACCGCCCCTGCTTTCTTGCTTTTGTCTACATTACAATCTCGTCAATGCTCAAGTCCTATCCATCT GTTGGGGATTCTGCTCTGTACTTGGGTTTGTTGGGCTGGTTTGTTTTTGAACTGTCAG AAATGAAATTCTCGTTCTTCCTCTTCTGTGTTTATGTCGGGGTTTCCCTCCTTAGCCCTGTGATGCACAACCTATGGATATGGAGG GGAACAGGAAATGCAAATTTCTACTTTGCGACTGCAATGGCTTATGCCTGTTTGCAG ATTGTTTTGGTGGTTGAGAGTGTAAGTGCAATGCTCAATCACGACAGGAAGTTGAGAAATCTATCAAGTGCAAAGCTTCAAGATGGAAAATCATAA